The Gammaproteobacteria bacterium DNA window CATCGATATTATTCTTAGTATTGTTAAGTCCAACATTGAATCGATTCAAGCTTCTGGCATGCGTGTTCTTTCTGATGACATCGATATTGCTAATGCACGCATCACCTTCAGCAACGATTGCGTTGCCAATGTTACAGCCAGTCGTGTCAGCATCAAAAGTGAACGCAAACTACGCTTATTTCAAGATAATGCTTATTTCTCCGCAGATTTAGGCAATCATGATTTAAAAATATATACTCGTGATGATGGAGAGATCAATTCACAAAGCTTCAACTTTGAAAAGTCAGATGCACTGTTAACTGAGATCACCCATTTTTTAGACTGCATTCACAACAACTCACAGCCACTTGTATCCGGCACTGATGGCTTACGTGCCTTGCAAACCGCGAATCAGATTGTAAACACTATTCAATTACATAACGCAAAATAATCAGTATGAAATATGACCCTATCCCTATGGTTGATTTACACCAGCAATATCAATCACTAAAAGTTGAAATTCAAAGTGCAATTAATGTGACATTAGAAAATACAACATTTATTATGGGCCCCAATGTTCACGCATTAGAAGACGAAGTCTCAGAATATTTAAATATTAAACACTCTGTTAGCTGCTCTTCTGGTACCGATGCTTTACATCTCGCATTACGTGCTTTAGATATAGGCCCTGGCGATGAAGTCATCACCCCATCATTTACTTTTGCCGCTACCGCTGAAGCTATTCGATATGTTGGAGCCACCCCGATATTTGTTGACATAGATGCAGAAACATTAAATATAGACTCCGACTGTATTAAAAATGCAATTACTGATAAAACACGCGCCGTGATTGCAGTTCATTTATTTGGATTGGCTGCTGACATCGACAAAATAAAAGCTATCATTAAAGATAAAAATATATTCTTGGTCGAGGATTGCGCACAATCATTTGGCGCTGATTATAAAGGTAATAAAACAGGGACTCTTGGAGATATCAGCTGTTTTAGTTTCTTCCCTAGCAAAAACCTTGGCTGTTATGGTGATGGCGGCATGATCTGCACCGCATCTGACAAGATTACAACAAAACTAAAGCTATTGCGTAATCATGGCAGCCCAATCAGATACGAACACACCATTATTGGCTACAACAGTCGGCTCGACGAGATACAAGCTGCTATATTACGCATAAAACTGAAGCATATTGATATGTACAACCAACAGCGCCATGAAAATGCAACTAAATATACTAATGCTTTAACAAAATTAGGAATTGTTACACCAAATGAATCTAAAGACAGCACACATGTTTATCATCAATACACTATTCAAGATCCGCGCAGAAATAAAATTCTAAAAGTATTGAGTGACCAAAATATTGCTTCTGCTATTTATTACCCTAAAGGCCTGCATCTACAAACTGCCTTCACAAACGGCTCGCCAAGCTCTTCATTACCCATCACTGAAAAAGTATCCTCAAACTGTCTATCACTGCCAATGTATCCAGAGTTATCAGCCAAACAAATTGATAGAGTTGTAGGTGTTTTCAAACAGCAGCTAGAATAATCAAGAATCAAAATGAATATTGTTATTGTTGCCGGCGAAGTATCAGGTGATTTATTAGCAGGAAAATTAGTCACTGGCCTCAAAAATCTCGATAACCAATTATGCATATCCGGCATAGGCGGACAGTCCATGCGAGATGCTGGGGTAAATACTTTATTTGATGTCAGGGAAACTTCTGTTGTTGGCATTACAGAAATACTCAAACATTATCCTCGTCTGCATAAAATATTATCTACGCTCAAAAAACACATCAGACAAACCAAACCTGAATTACTGATTCTCGTAGATTATCCCGAGTTTAATTTAAAACTCGCACAATATGCGAAGAAGCTAAATATTAAGGTAGTGTTTTATGTTAGCCCACAAGTATGGGCTTGGCGTACAGGTAGAATAGAGAAAATAAAAAACTGCGTTGATTTAATGGCAGTATTATTTCCATTTGAACTGGACTTCTATCAAAATGCAGGCGTACCCGCATGCTTGGTTAGACATCCTTTATTAGACGATATTGACAATGCTTATAAATCCACGGATATCACACCCGAGAAAATCACAGTTATCGGAATGCTCCCAGGCAGCCGCGAAAATGAAATAAAAAAGCTTCTACCAGTAATGATTGAGGCTGGACACAAACTTTTAAATCAGAATCCAAACATGCGCTTCATATTGCCCGCGGCTCCTGGCACAGATATTAATGAGCTAAAAACATTCAATAAAAATAACTTACCTATCGATTATCAACAGGATTCATTCTATCAATCCCTTCAGCAGTGCCAAGCATTAATGATTGCATCCGGCACAGCGACCCTACAAGCAGCATTAATGGGTAAAGCCATGGTAGTAATTTACAAAATATCGCCAATCACATACAAATTATTTGGTCACATGGTTAACGTAGAACACATATGCCTAGCCAACATTATTTTAAACAGGCGCGCTTATAAAGAATTAATTCAGGATGATGCTAATGCAGATAATCTATTCGATTCACTAACCGAATTGATTAATGATAATAAAACCAGCGAAAAAATGATTAATAACCGTGAAGAAATTCGTAATAATTTGAATGCAGGAATAACTTCTAATGAACTCGCAATACGAGCTCTTGCATTAACCAAACAAACTTAGCGAACCGTACCACGTTGACTATTTTCAATAAATTTCACAAACTCACGCACTTCACTATACTCTTCAGCTATATCTTTAACTTTTTCAAATTGCTCTACACGAGAGTTCTTAGAAACTATTAAAGCCTTATATGCCTGATGCAGCGCATGTATCACATCTTCACTAAATTCTCGCCGACGCAAACCTTCTTTGTTAAGACCAAATGCTTTAGCTAAATTTCCCGATGCCATCATGTAGGGTGGAAGATCTTTATTTAGTGCAGATCCCATACCACAAAATGAATGTGCGCCAATATGACAGAACTGATGCACCAACGTAAAACCACCCAATACAGCATAATCATCAACAATCACATGACCAGCAATAGATGCACCATTAGAAAAAATAGTTCTGTCGCCAATAACGCAGTCATGCGCAATATGCACATAAGCCATAATCCAATTATCATTACCTATAATTGTTGAACCTTGATCCGCGTGAGTACCACGATTAATAGTACAAAATTCTCGAATTGTATTATTGTTACCAATAATAAGCTGGCTATCTTCACCAGCAAATTTTTTATCTTGTGGAATTTCACCAATCGATGAGAACTGAAATATAGTATTCTCCTCACCTATTTTAGTAGGTCCTTGAATAACCACATGTGGTCCGATAGTTGTATTAGCACCTATCTCTACTCCAGGACCAATTACAGTATAAGGTCCTACGCTGACACCTGCAGCGACTTTTGAACTGGGATCAATTATCGCTGTTGGATGTATTTCAGCTTCACTTGCGTGAGAAAGAGAATCAGAATTACTCATGTTCATAAATCTTTAAACATGCACTTTAGTTCTGCACTTGCAGTTAGTTCACCCTCGACATAAGCATTAGCTTCGAATACACCATAATTTCTTTTCATTCTTGTTAAACGAGATTCAAGACGTAACTGATCTCCAGGCACCACTGGACGTTTGAAACGAGCATTATCAATCCCGACAAATAAAAACAAACTCTCATTTTCTGGTTTTAATTTAGGGTCACTCAGTACAAGAACTCCAGACACCTGAGCCAACGCTTCCAAAATCAACACACCTGGAAATACTGGAGTACCAGGGAAGTGTCCCTGGAAAAATGCTTCATTAATAGTGATATTTTTAATTGCAGCAATTTTGTCACCATGCGTGCATTCAACAACACGATCTAGCAACAAGAATGGGTATCGATGCGGAAGAAATTTCATTATTTCTGTCACGGACATAACGGCATCCATATTATTTTCCCTTATCAATACTTTCTAGTTTTTTAATTATACCATTGACTCGTTTAAACAATGCATCCAGATCTTTAAATCTCGTCGCATTACGCAACCAACTTTTATTATCTTCCGCAGCAGTACCTGAGGAATACAGCCCCGGCTTAGTAATCGACTTACGGATAGCAGTCATACCTGAAACTTGCACACCATCAGCAATTGTGAGATGACCTTGAATACCAGCCGCAGCACCAATTGCACAATGTTTTCCAATGACAGTACTGCCAGCAATTCCAGTACATCCAGCAATTGCTGTATGCTCACCAATAATAACATTGTGAGCAATTTGAATTTGATTATCCAGCTTAGCACCTTTCTTAATAACTGTATCTTTTAGAGCGCCTCTATCAATTGTTGTATTTGCTCCAATTTCTACATCATCCCCAAGAACTACTCCGCCTAACTGAGGGATTTTCTCCCACACACCGTTGTCATTAGCTAAGCCAAAACCATCACTAGCGATGACAGCACCTGGATGAATAATGACGCGCTCACCTATAATTGCAGGTCCAACAATACTAACGCGAGCAATTAATCGTGATGACGCTCCGATGATTGATGGCGCGGTAATAACTGTTCCTGGGCCAATATAACAATCTCTTTCAATAGTACATTTAGCGCATATAACGACATTAGGGCCAATATACACATTATCAGCGATTTCGCATTCATCATTAATGACTGATGAAGGATGAATATTAGCAACCAGATCTTCCTCAGGATGTAATAACTTTGCCGCACGAGCAAAGCTTAAATAAGGATTTTTAGATATTAAAGCAGTAGTTTTGCAATGCGAAACAAGTTCTTCAGGCACTATGACTGCTGTCGCCATTGTGTGTTTAAGTTTATTTTTGTATTGACTAGAAACAGCAAATGAAAGACTGCCCAGATTTGAGTCATCCAGATCGGCCACATGAGTGATTTCAGCATCACCATCTCCAACAACATCAACTCCTATTTCGCGAGCCAACTCACGAACTCTATAAGTCATAATATTTTTCAAATTATTATGTGTTGTTACTGGCCAGAATTAAGTCTTTGTAAAATTTGATCTGTAATATCAACTTGAGGACTCGCGTATAGAACTGCCTGAGTCAAGACAAGATCATATTTTTGCTGCTCAGAAAATTTCTTTATCACTTCGTATACTTTCTTCTGCAAGGCACTAATTTCTTCATTACGTCGAATATTAATGTCTTCACGATATTCATCTCTCAGACGATTATGATCACGTTTCTTGCTCAAAATATCTCTTTCAAGCTTAACTCGATTTGCTTCACTCATAATGCTGCCATCATTCTTTAACTGTTCTTCCATTTTGAGAATAGCATCTCGTGATACAGCAAGTTGCTTATCTCTACTAGAGAACTCACTCTCAAGTGCTTTACGTACAGCTTGGCCTTGCTGAGATTTTTCCATTAATTTACCAAAATTTACATAACCTATTTTTGATTCTGCATATGCAACTGAAGTAGCACCAAGAAGCATGACTAATAAAATTACAATTTTTAGTTGTATATTCAAGATATTTCTCCTGAGTTAAAAACTTGTGCCAAATTCAAACTGAAACGGCTCAGTTTCATCATCTTCATCATCATTAAATGGACTAGAAAAACTTAAAGTTATTCCACCAAGCCCTGTTATCAAATTCACACCCAAGCCAGCACTTCCACGCAATTCACTAGTTTCAAAGTCATCATAATCCTCAAACACGTTTCCCATATCAGCAAATATACCTAACCTGAATCTGGAAGCATCATACAAAGCTGGAATAGGAAAAAATATCTCTACTCCAGCTGTAGTTAAAAAATTTCCCCCAAACGCATCATCTCGAGAATCTTGTGGTCCTAATGTATTATCTCTATATCCTCTCACCGAACCGGTACCACCAGCTCTAAACTTCTCAAAAAATGGCAGATCTGTAGTGCTACCAAAACTATCGCCATAGCCTATTTCGGAGCGAGTAGAAAGGGTAAAAATTTCATTTAGTGGAAAGAGCCATATATTTTCATGACTACCTTTATAATATTCAAGATCACTTGAAGGAACTGTAAATTCAAACCTGGTTCTGTGATACAAACCTTTAGTGCCAAATATCCTACGATTTCTACTATCGTGAGTGTAGAGTCCAGACAAATTGAAAGTAATATAATCATCACCATTATCATTAAGAAACTCATTAACCTCGTCAGAAGTAGAATCATTAGTGGAAATCTCTGTGGTTCTAATTTCACCAATCACACCAACTCTATCCACCTCGGTCAATGGAATTCCGTAATTTGCTCGAAGACTAAATTGATCTGAATCAAAATCCGAAATATCTGCCTCTTCAGCATCTGTAGAAATATAGCTAAAACCAAATCCTCTACTTACACCATCTATCGTATAAAATGGATCGCTATAGGAAATGTCATAAACTGTATTAACACTACTCGTATTAATTTGAAAAGAGACTTGTTTACCGGTTCCAAGAAAATTATCTTGGCTCACACTAGTTGTTACAACCGCACCTTGGCTGTCTGAAATGCCTGCCCCAATTGAAAAACTTCCTGCCAAACGTTCCGTCACTTTAATATTTATATCCACGAAGTCATCTTCACCGGGTATCTGCACTGTATCAAATTCAACATTTTCAACAAATGCCAATCGCTGAATTCTACGTCTTGACGACTCTATTCCACGCAGGGTATACCAACCTCCTTCCATTTGTCTTAGCTCACGCCGAAATACTTCATCTCGACTATACTGGTTCCCAGTGATATTCACTCTTCGCACATATACTCTTTTTCCTGGATCTATGAAAAACGTTAAGCTTACTGTCTTAGACTCCTCATCAACTTCAGGAATTGGATTAACTCGTGCGAATGCATAACCATCCGAACCTAATCGATTTGATATGCGTTCTGATGATGCGACAACTTTGCCGCGTGAGAAAATCTCTCCGGCCTCAATAACCAGTAAATCTCTAAGCTCTTGTTCTGGAATTTCAAAATTACCAGCAAGTTTTACTTCTGAAAGCGTATATTGATCACCTTCATTTACATTAATAGTAATGAAGATATCTTTTTTATCAGGAGTGATTGATACCTGAGTTGAATCAACCGTAAAATTTAAGTATCCAGTATTTAGATACTCAGATCGCAAAGTTTCAAGATCCGCTGACAAATTTTGTTTGGAGTATTTTTCACTGCTCGACCAAATTTTCCAGAAAGCCTTGTTGCCAGACACGAACTCCTTTTTTAATTTTTTATCTTCATATATTGTATTACCTACTATATTGATATTTTTTATTTTAGCCGCCTTGCCCTCAGCTATTTGAATCTGCACATCCACCCTGTTCCGACTTAATTCAGTAGTGAGTGTTTTAATTTGTACGTTATATTTTCCACGAGCAAAATATTGTTGAAGCAACTCATTTTCCAAGCGCTCAAGAACAGAACGATTCAATACTCTGCCAGGCGCTATTCCTATGTCAGTAAGACTCTCAATTAGTTGCTCATCAGGAATATCTTTATTACCAATAATATCCAGGGAAGCAATGCCGGGACGTTCTTTTATTTCTACTATGAGCACAAAATCTTCAAGACGTATCACCACATCACTAAACAACTCTGTCTTGTAGAGTTCACGAATAATTTCTGCAGAATCTGTATCAGTAAATACATCACCTACCTTCACCGGTATATAGGTAAACACGGTTCCAGGCTCAATCCTTTCCAAACCTTCAATAATGATATCTCTGATTTTAAAAGGCTCAGCAATGGCGCTACTAACGACTAGCAATAGAACTGACAGAGTTATTATTTTTATTATTTTTATTGTCACGTCTGTTATTCAATTTGATTAGCTGAAGAGGCGCTGAAAGTCATTATAGAATGCCAACGACATCAACCCGGCTAACATAAAAATTCCAATTTTTTGTCCAACTAACTGTGTCGCTTCAGACACAGGGCTTCCTTTTACCATTTCGACTATGCAGTACAATAAATGACCGCCATCTAGAATTGGCACTGGCAAGAGATTGAGTATACCAATACTGATGCTAATGATCGCTAAAGTACTGAGAAATGTAGCCAAACCAAGTTGAGCTGATATACCGGCGTATTCTGCTATTGATATCGGACCACTAATATTCTTGACAGATGCTTGACCTGTTATGAGTTTACCCAGCAGTTTAACCGTCAACACACTCATATCAAGTGTTTTAGAAGCTCCTTTAGCAAGTGACTCTAAAACACCCTCTCGAATAGTAATTTGACGTTTTTCTCTCTCAGATTCATCAAACCAAGGATAGGCACCAATTCTGCCTATATTTTGACCATCTACTTCTTCTATAGCGGGTGTAAGCTGAAGACTCATCTGCTCAGACCCTCTTAGTACCTCTAATTCAATTGGTTTGCCAGCATGCTGCTTCACAATATCTACCCAATGAGCCCAATCTACTACGACGCTTCCATTAGCAAATAAAATAGCATCACCCTCTTTGAAACCCTGCTGTTTAGCTGCACTGTTTGGAGTAAATTTACCTAATATTGCATCGAGCTTTAGGCGCCAAGGTTCAATACCAATTTTCTCTAAAGGACTGCCCTCATCCAAAAGCGCCTTGGTATCTGATAAATCAAGCATCACTTCAGATATAGCCTGCTGTGTATCTTTTTTAAGAACTTTAATTACTCCAGTTTTCAAGCCTTCGTTAATCAATTCAATGCTAGCTTCCTCCCAGGTAGATACAACCTGCTCATTAATTTGCAGAACTACATCGCCACTCTTTAAACCTGCTTGATACGCGAGACTTTCTTCCTCTACCTTACCTATTTCAGGAATAATTCCTTGCACTCCAACGATGTACATACAAGCATAAGCGAATATCGCAAATATAAAATTAAATAACGGTCCTGCAGCAGCTATGGCAAATCTAGATCCAACCGGTTGACGATTGAAAGCAAGTGCCTGCTCATTTGGTGCAACCTCGCCTTCGCGCTCATCCAACATTTTTACGTAACCTCCAAGAGGAATGGCAGCAAACACATACTCAACACCACTTTTTGGAGATACATATCTCAGTAAAGATCGCCCAAAACCAACTGAAAAACGCAGTACCTTTACGCCTAGCAAACGTGCCACAATGAAATGTCCAAATTCATGTACTGTCACAATCACACTGACCGCAACAATAAAAGATATAGCACTGATTATAAAATTACTCATAGATTTAAGGTTACCGGGATAATTCTAGGATAGTTTGCGTAGCAGTTTGACGGGAACATCTATCAATTTCTAATACCGTTTCGACGTTATCAATCGCAACTGGTTCCAATTTTTCTATGACACTCGCCACAACATTATAAATTTGCGTATATTGAATTTTACCATCTAGGAATGATTGTACCGCCACTTCATTGGCAGCATTCATTATCGCAGGACTAGACCCTCCTATTTTCTGAACATCCATTGCTAAACGTAAACAGGGAAAACGTTGCATATCTGGCTGAAAAAACTCTAGTCCGCTATGTTTAGTCATATCCAATCCGTCTACACCTGAATCAATACGCGCAGGCCAAGCCATTGCGTGAGCAATAGGTACTCTCATATCAGGAAATCCCATATGAGCTAGTATGGAGCCATCTTGGTAAGCGACCATAGCATGCACAATAGACTGTGGATGAATTACCACATTGACCATTGAGATATTTATCGAAAAAAGCAGACACGCTTCAATTACCTCCAACCCTTTATTCATCATGGTGGCAGAATCCACTGAAATCTTTCTACCCATTTTCCACTTAGGATGGGCACATGCTTGTTCAGGAGACACTTGCGCCAATTCATGTAATGGCTTGTGTAGAAATGGTCCGCCTGAAGCTGTTAGGGTTACTTGCTTAACACCATCATTAACCTGTGTATTTGCAAGATTTTGCATACATTGAAATACTGCATTATGTTCACTATCTATTGGCAGCAACATCGAATTATTTTTCTCTGCGGTAGCGATAAGTAATTCACCTGACATCACTAATGCTTCTTTATTTGCTAGCAATACTGTTTTTCCTGCTTTAGCTGCAGCTAGTGTAGACAATAATCCCGCTGCGCCCACAATAGCAGCCATTACACAATCCACTTCTGGCATTTCTGCAACAGAAATCAAACCCTCACTTCCAACAATTAGTTCTGGTATGTGATCTAGTTGTACAGACCTTTGCTTGAATTGCTTTGCTGCGTTCTCATCTGTTAACACTACATACGATGGTGAAAATTTTTGCACTTGCTGTAATAACTCATCCACTGACCGCCTTGCTCCTAGAGCTACCACATGAAATTTGTCTGAATTTCTTTCAATTACATCAAGAGTACTAATACCAACACTACCTGTAGAACCTAATATTGCGATTCCTTTTGAAAGATTATTTTTTTGCATTTACTAATATATCCAGTACAAACCCAACATAAAGCCGGGTGATGCTGCTAACAGACTATCAATCCTGTCCAATACTCCACCATGACCAGGAATTAAATTACCACTGTCTTTTTTACCAGCATTGCGTTTCAATAAACTTTCAAACAAGTCACCTACCACTGAAATTAATGCCGTTAACACACATAGAATCACAAAATATAGAGCGATGCCCCAATCAAGTTGTTCTCGCCATAACCAAACACCCAACAATGAAAACATAAACGTTCCCATCATTGCACCCAGCACTCCTTCACGCGTCTTACCCGGGCTCAGTTGTTCAGCAAGTTTATTCCTACCAAATTTCTTACCCGCAAAATAAGCAGCAATATCCGCAATCCATATCAATACGAATAAAAACAGCAACAACAGTGGATTTTGCTGATGCAAACTACTCATTGCCAGCCAACCAACTACAATTACAAAATAACCACTGTAATGAAGAAAGCCGTCTAACAAATAATTGCCTATCCATGAAGATTGATAGAATGACAATAGCAGAAGTATAAACACCCAATAAATACAACCAGCAAAGATAATTAGACGAATTTGGACTTCATCTAATATAAACCAGCATATTGCCATCAACACACAACAAACCAACACATAAATTATTCTTGGCACTATTGTTTTAGCTACCATAGATGCCCATTCCCATGCTCCTAGAGCTGCAACCAAAGCTAAGAAGCCTGCAAACCACCGAGTTGGCATATACAACATTGACAGTATAACAATGGGCGCTAGAATTGCCGCAGTTATGACTCTTTGCTTAATCATTTGTACCAGTCTCTATTTGTTCTTGAGTGAGACCAAACTTTCTCTTACGAAGCCCATACTCTTCTAACGCAAGCTGAAATTGTTGCTTATCAAACTCAGGCCAAAAAACATCTGTGTAATAGAACTCGGTATAGGCCATCTGCCAGATTAGAAAATTACTTACTCTTTGCTCGCCTGCAGTACGTATAAATAAATCCGGATCTGGTATCGAACCTGTTGAAAGATGATTAGAAAATTCACTTTCAGTAATATCTTCAATTCTTATTTGTTGCTTCTGCACTTTTTGACAAATATTTTTACAAGCAGTCACAATATCCCAACGGCCACCATAATTTGCAGCAATGTTTAACAAAAACTGCTCGTTATTAGCCGTGATTCTTTCTGACTCTTCAATCTTATCCTGTAGTTTTTGATGAAACCGGCTGCGATCTCCAATAAATTTAAGCCGTATACCATTCTCATTTAACTTATTCACTTCTTTTTCAAGCGAAGAAACAAACAAGTCCATCAAGGTCATCACTTCAGTTTTTGGGCGATTCCAATTCTCGCTACTAAAAGCAAATAAGGTCAGCACTTTAACGCCAGCATTTGCACAGGCCTCAATAGTACTACGAACCGCTTTTACCCCCTCTCTATGGCCAGCAGTCCTTGGGAGCAAGCGTTTATTCGCCCAGCGACCATTGCCATCCATAACAATGGCTACATGATGTGGGATTTGTGAGTTTTTTGACATTATTATAACTGTCGCATCGTTAATAAATTAAACGCGACTGGAAGGACGAATTAGATTTCCATTAATTCTTTTTCTTTTGCGGTTAACATTTCTTCTATTTCCTGAATATGCTTATCTGTTAATTTTTGCACGACTTCTAAAGCACCACGCTCATCATCTTCAGAAATTTCTTTTTCTTTTACCAACTCTTTCAGATCTGCATTAGCATCTCGACGAATATTTCTAACCGCAACACGAGCTTGCTCTGCTTCTTGTCGAACTAGTTTCACGAAGTCCTTTCTCCGCTCTTCAGTTAAGGCAGGAAGCGGAACTCTAATAACATCTCCTGAAGTCACTGGATTCAGCCCCATATCTGAGCTCATAATGGCCTTCTCGATCACAGGCACTAATGCCTTTTCCCATGGCGATACTGCCAAGGTGCGTGCATCCT harbors:
- the ispC gene encoding 1-deoxy-D-xylulose-5-phosphate reductoisomerase, with the protein product MQKNNLSKGIAILGSTGSVGISTLDVIERNSDKFHVVALGARRSVDELLQQVQKFSPSYVVLTDENAAKQFKQRSVQLDHIPELIVGSEGLISVAEMPEVDCVMAAIVGAAGLLSTLAAAKAGKTVLLANKEALVMSGELLIATAEKNNSMLLPIDSEHNAVFQCMQNLANTQVNDGVKQVTLTASGGPFLHKPLHELAQVSPEQACAHPKWKMGRKISVDSATMMNKGLEVIEACLLFSINISMVNVVIHPQSIVHAMVAYQDGSILAHMGFPDMRVPIAHAMAWPARIDSGVDGLDMTKHSGLEFFQPDMQRFPCLRLAMDVQKIGGSSPAIMNAANEVAVQSFLDGKIQYTQIYNVVASVIEKLEPVAIDNVETVLEIDRCSRQTATQTILELSR
- the frr gene encoding ribosome recycling factor: MIDDIKKDADTRMGKSIESLKNELTKIRTGRANVSLLDHVMVDYYGSEVPIAQAATVSVEDARTLAVSPWEKALVPVIEKAIMSSDMGLNPVTSGDVIRVPLPALTEERRKDFVKLVRQEAEQARVAVRNIRRDANADLKELVKEKEISEDDERGALEVVQKLTDKHIQEIEEMLTAKEKELMEI
- a CDS encoding phosphatidate cytidylyltransferase; this translates as MIKQRVITAAILAPIVILSMLYMPTRWFAGFLALVAALGAWEWASMVAKTIVPRIIYVLVCCVLMAICWFILDEVQIRLIIFAGCIYWVFILLLLSFYQSSWIGNYLLDGFLHYSGYFVIVVGWLAMSSLHQQNPLLLLFLFVLIWIADIAAYFAGKKFGRNKLAEQLSPGKTREGVLGAMMGTFMFSLLGVWLWREQLDWGIALYFVILCVLTALISVVGDLFESLLKRNAGKKDSGNLIPGHGGVLDRIDSLLAASPGFMLGLYWIY
- a CDS encoding isoprenyl transferase, with the translated sequence MSKNSQIPHHVAIVMDGNGRWANKRLLPRTAGHREGVKAVRSTIEACANAGVKVLTLFAFSSENWNRPKTEVMTLMDLFVSSLEKEVNKLNENGIRLKFIGDRSRFHQKLQDKIEESERITANNEQFLLNIAANYGGRWDIVTACKNICQKVQKQQIRIEDITESEFSNHLSTGSIPDPDLFIRTAGEQRVSNFLIWQMAYTEFYYTDVFWPEFDKQQFQLALEEYGLRKRKFGLTQEQIETGTND